GGAGGGCACCGGCGTCATCGAGTACACCGCGGGCGCGCAGCGCTTCCAGGGTGAGTTCTCGCACCGCGTGAGCTTCAGCCATGACGGCGGACCGTTCCTGAACTACGCGGCGACGGCATCCTTCCTCGGCGCCGAGGGCGAGGATGAACCGGTGCCGCTGCTGGCCGAGACCGGCTTCTGGCGCCTCGCGCGACCGCGCACCGAGTCCGACCCGGGCCCGGCGCTGCTGCCGCCGACCGCGTCGGCACCGGCGCGCACCGTGCACGACGTCGAGAGGCTGCGCACGGACGACGGCTTCCCGATCGAGGTGTCGGTCACGCACTCCGACGGCACCCTCGAGCTGTACCTGGGTCGTATCGCCGGCCCGCGGATCGACATCGCCACGGATGCCGTGGTGCGCCCGGCCGGAGCGAAGGACTACACCGCGGCCACCCGCATGTACGGCCTCGTCGACGCCCACCTGCTGTGGGCCTGGGACATCACCGCGCTGGGCGAGCCGCTGAAGTCGCACGCCTCCGCCCGACTGGCCAAGGTCTGAGATGGTCGCCTTCGATGCTCTTCCCGGGGCCGTCCGCGACGGCGGGGTCATCACGCACTTCGGCAACCCCCTCATCGAGCAGCGCTCGCTCGCGACCGGCCTCGCACTGGCGCCGCTGACCGACCGAACACTCATCGAGGTGGCGGGGGAGGATCGGCTGAGCTGGCTGGACTCGATCACCTCGCAGTCCCTCGTGCGGCTGCAGCCCGGCGACAGCACGGAGCTGCTGGTGCTCGACCCCCAGGGACGGGTGGAGCACGCCGCCGGCGTCTTCGACGACGGCGCCTCGACCTGGCTGATCGCCGATGACGGCGACGCCGACACACTCGCGACCTGGCTGCAGCGGATGGTGTTCCGCGCGCGTGTCGTCGTGACGGTGCGAGAGGATGCCGCCCTGGTCGGGTTCTTCGCCGGAGGCGAGGCCGAGGCGCGCCTCACAGCATCCGCTCCGAACGGCGTCCCGGTGATCTGGCGCGATCCCTGGCACGAGGTGCAGCCGGGCGGGCACCAGTACGCGCTCGTCGAGGGCCATCCGGCCGCTGGCTACGCGTGGAGCGTGGCCGTGGCGGCGGAGGCCGCCGACCTGACCGGCCCGTTCGCCGGTGCGCTCGCCGCCGAGGCGCTGCGCATCGCGGCCTGGCGTCCACGCTGGTCGCACGAGGTCGACGAACGCAGCATCCCGCACGAATCTGACTGGATCCGCAGCGCCGTGCACCTGAACAAGGGCTGCTACCGCGGGCAGGAGACGGTCGCGAAGGTGCACAACCTCGGGCATCCGCCGCGCCGTCTGACCGCGCTGCATCTGGACGGCAGTGACGTCGTGCTGCCGGTCGCCGGCGACCCGGTGCTGGCCGGCACCGACGAGGTGGGGCACATCACCTCGGCCGCACTGCATTACGAGGACGGCCCGATCGCCCTCGCGCTCCTGTCTCGCAGGGCTCCGATCGGTGAGCTGGTGGTGCACTCCGACGGCGTCGACATCGCCGCCGCGCAGCAGGTGATCGTACCCGCGGATGCCGGGGCCACGGCCGGCGTGCCGCGCCTGACGCGCCTGTCTCGCCGCCCCGTGGGCGAGGACCCCCGCGCCGCCCGCTGAGGTCGGACGATCGGAGCGACGGTGCGCCGAGGTCACGAAGCCCGGAACCCGGCGTCGGAAAAGATAAGCTGAATCCATGACGCGCACCCTGATTCTCCTCCGCCACGGCCAGAGCGAATGGAACCAGCTGAACCTCTTCACGGGCTGGGTCGATGTCCGTCTGACAGAGCAGGGCAAGGAAGAGGCCCGCCGCGGCGGCGAACTGCTCGCCGAGTCGGGGCTTCTGCCCGACGCGCTGCACACCTCGCTGCTGAGCCGCGCTATCCAGACGGCGAACATCGCACTGGATGCCGCCGATCGACTGTGGATCCCGGTGACCCGCTCCTGGCGGCTCAATGAGCGCCACTACGGCGCGCTGCAGGGCAAGGACAAGGCCCAGACGCTCGAGGAGTTCGGTCAGGAGCAGTTCATGCTGTGGCGTCGCTCCTTCGACGTGCCGCCGCCGCTGCTGGACGACGACAGTGAGTTCAGCCAGGTGAACGACCCGCGTTACGCCGGCATCGACGGCGAGGTGCCGCGTACCGAGTCGCTCAAGCTGGTCATCGACCGTCTGCTCCCTTACTGGGAGGGCGCGATCGTTCCCGACCTGGAGGCCGGGAAGACGGTGCTGGTCACCGCGCACGGCAACTCGCTGCGCGGCCTGGTCAAGCACCTCGAGGGCATCAGCGACGACGACATCGCCGAGCTGAACATCCCCACCGGCATTCCGCTGGTGTACGAGCTCGACGAGAACAACGTCCCCACCGCTCCCGGTCGCTACCTCGACCCCGAGGCCGCCGCCGCGGGCGCTGCCGCCGTCGCCTCCCAGGGCAAGAAGTAACCTCTCGCCGAGACCCCTCACCAGCGCCCAGACCCCCTCTGAATCACGCGATTCAGAGGGGGTCTCGACGTTCAGGAGGGGTCTCGGCGAGGTGGGGCTGCGGGGTGGGGCTCCGGGGCGGCGGACTCCTGCGGGGCGGCGGACTCCTGCGCCTCGGCGGCGAGGGGGATGTCCTCCTCGTCCACGGCCCAGTCGCCGGTGGCGAGGTAGACCATCTTCTTCGCGACAGCCACGGCATGGTCCGCGAAGCGCTCGTGATAGCGGCTGGCGAGTGTCGCATCGACCGTGGCCGTCGCCTCGCCCTTCCAGTTGTCGCTGAGCACCTTCTCGAACACGCTGGCGTGCAGCTCGTCGACGTCGTCGTCGGCATTGCGGATGTCGTCGGCGAAGCGCAGATCCTGGGTGCGCAGCAGCTGGGCCAGGGTGCGCGAGATCTCGGCATCCAGCTCGCCCATGCGGCGGAACGTGCTCTTCAGTCCCTTCGGGATCGCCCGCTCCGGGAAGCGCAGCCGTGCCAGCTGGGCGATGTGCTCGGCCATGTCGCCCATCCGCTCCAGCGAGGCGCTCACGCGCAGCGCCGTGATGACGATGCGCAGGTCGCGTGCGACCGGCTGCTGGCGCGCGAGGATCTCGATGGCCTGCTCGTCGAGGGCGACGGCCAGCTCGTCGATCTGCGCGTCGTTCGCGATGACCTCCTCGGCCAGGGCGACGTCGCTGGTGGCGAAGGCCGTAGTGGCCTTCTCGATTGCGACGGTCACGAGATCGGCGATCTCCGCCAGGCGCGACTGGAGCTCTTCGAGGGACTGGTGGAAGACTTCGCGCATGTCGGTGCACCCTTTCGTCGTGGGGTCGGCACGGATGCCGAACGGGCCCGCGCGGACGCGGCCGAGGTCGATTGTCCCCATCGAAGGTTAACGAATGGTGCCGGGCTCGTGAACACTCGACCCTCATGCACGTGACGACGGGCTGAACGACGGATCGGCGCCGGACCTGCCCCTACTCTGGATGCATGCCCTCGCCTCAGCTCGCGCTGTTCGCACTCGCCATCGGCATTGCCATCGGCGCCGGAGTGGTGCTGTTGGTGACCTGGGCGTACCGCATGCGGATGCAGACGATCCAGGACAACTCCTCGTCCATCCCGGCGGGCATCACCGGCATGCTCGCGGGCATGGACGATGCGGCGTGCGTGCTGGATGCATCCGGACTGGCCGTTGCGACCACCAGGTCGGCCGCGCTGTTCGGCATCCGTGTCGGTGCCGTGCTCGAGAACGACGAGTTGCGCCGACTCGTGCGCGGGGTGCGCAGCAGCGGCATCAGCCGCTCTGAGACACTGCGCCTGACCACGGCTCGATCGCTGGATCCTCGCGTGGTGTCGGCGCGCGCCAGCGTCGTGGAACCTCGACTGACGCTGCTCATCATCCGCGACGTCACCGAGCGCGAGCGACTGGATCAGATGCGCACCGACTTCGTATCCAACACCAGCCATGAGCTGAAGACGCCGGTCGCCTCGGTGAGCCTGCTGGCAGAGGCGATCGGCTCCGCAGCCGACGACCCCGAGCAGGTGCGTCGCTTCGCCGAGCGGATCACGGCCGAGGCCAGGCGGCTCGATCAGCTCACAGGACGCATCATGAGCCTGTCGCGCCTGCAGTCCGCCGAGAGCCTGTCGCAGGTCGAGCCGGTCTCGATCGACGAGGTCGTGCACGCCGCCATCGAGGCGCACGCCGTGCAGGCCGCATCCGCAGGTGTTGAGCTCATCCGCGGCGGCGATCGCGGTGCGTGGGTGCGCGGGGACGCCCAGGTGCTCGTCGAGGCGGTCGGGAATCTGCTGGCCAACGCCATCGTGTACTCGCCACACGGAACCGATGTGGGCGTCGGGGTCAAGATCGATGGCGACGTCGTCGAGATCGCCGTCGCGGACCGCGGAATCGGCATCTCCGACTCCGAGCGTGAGCGGATCTTCGAGCGTTTCTACCGGGCCGACGACGCGCGATCCCGTCGCACAGGGGAACCGGCCTCGGCCTGTCGATCGTGAAGCATGCGACCCAGCGTCACGGCGGTGAGGTGCGGCTGTGGTCGCGCCCGGGCCGGGGCTCGACGTTCACTCTGCGGCTGCCACGCATCGATGCGCCGGATGCCGATGACGCGAAGAAGTCCAAGAAGAAGCGCAAGAAGAAGACCGGCGGAAAGCGCGCACGCACGGGCGAAGCGCTGTCCCGCACCGCACCGAACGGAGAGAACGCATGACCCGCATCCTGCTGGTCGAGGACGAGCCAGACCTCGCCGACCCGCTCGCCTACCTGCTGCGGCGCGAGGGCTACGAGGTCGAGATCAGTGAGGACGGGCCGGGCGCGCTGATCGCATTCCGCGAACGGGGCGCCGATATCATCCTGCTCGACCTGATGCTGCCGGGCATCTCCGGCACCGAGGTCTGCCGGCGCGTGCGACAGACGTCCACTGTGCCGATCATCATGCTCACCGCGAAGGACTCCGAGGTGGACATCGTCGTCGGGCTCGAACTCGGCGCCGATGACTACATCACCAAGCCGTACTCGTCGCGCGAGCTGCTGGCGCGCATGCGCGCCGTGCTGCGCCGCATCGCCCAGGCTGAGACCGAGCTCGACGAGCGCGTGCTCGAGGGTGGCCGTGTCACGCTGGACATCGACCGGCACACGGTCGCCGTGGACGGCGGCGAGATCAGCATGCCGCTGAAGGAGTTCGAGCTGCTGGAGGTGCTGATGCGCAATGCGGGGCGCGTGCTCACGCGGGGCCAGCTGATCGATCGGGTGTGGGGGAGCGACTACTTCGGCGACACCAAGACACTGGACGTGCACATCAAGCGCATCCGCTCGCGCATCGAGCAGAACCCGAGCGAACCAGTCATGCTCGTCACTGTCCGGGGGCTCGGGTACCGTTTCGAGGGCTGATCGCGTGCAGAACGAGAAGGAGGCCGGCCCTGTGCGGGCCGGCCTCCTTCATCAGGTCACTGCGGGATCATCCCTGGTCGGGGACGAGGTCGCGGTAGTAGGGAAGCGTTCCGTCGAGCACGGGCACCTGCAGCGGGTCGGCCTCGTCGGCTCCGGAACGGAACAGCACCTCGACCGTCGCGCCGGGCTTGACGTCGAGGTTCTCGATCAGCAGTGGCTCCTCATTGGCGCCCAGGCTGACGGTCTCACCGGCGGGCACACGCACCTGCAGCTGCTTGCCCTCGACGGTCACGCTCAGCGATGTGGTCTTGTCGCTCTCGTTGATCAGCGCGGCCACGAGGTTGCCGGCCGAGCCGTCGTCGGTGGCGATGATCAGTGCGTTGCGCACGACCACGGGGCCGCCGGTGGACTCGACATTGACCCCGTCGGATGCCGGGTACACGTTCGTCGTCGCCTGATGGGTGATGAAGGTGCAGCCGGTGGTGCCGAGTGCGATCGCGGCGCCGAGAGCGACAGCGGCGACGAGGCGCGGAGCGATGGGCGCAGCGGAGCGCAGGTTCACGGATCCTCCTGAGATGCGACGGATGTCGTGCCTCAGTCTAGTGGATTCGACGTCGTCGTCCTGGACTCGTCGAGGCGTTCCGAGAGGCACCGGCGCGAACCTTAGCGCATAACGGCTGTGGTATGCTGGAGATTGCCGAAAGGACACGTCTTTATGCTTTTTGAGGTTGGCGAAACCGTCGTCTATCCGCACCACGGAGCCGCAACGATCATCGAGGTCAAGGATCGCGTGATCAAGGGGAGACGAAGAAGTATCTCAAGCTGAACGTCACCCAGGGCGACCTGATCATCGAGGTGCCCGCCGAGAACGTCGACCTGGTCGGCGTCCGCGACGTCATCGGCCAGGAGGGCCTCGACCACGTCTTCGAGGTGCTGCGCGCGCCCTTCACCGAGGAGCCGACCAACTGGTCGCGTCGTTACAAGGCGAACCTCGAGAAGCTCGCTTCGGGCGATGTCATCAAGGTGAGCGAGGTCGTGCGCGACCTGTGGCGCCGTGACCAGGACCGCGGCCTGTCGGCGGGTGAGAAGCGGATGCTGGCCAAGGCCCGGCAGATCCTCATCTCCGAGCTCGCTCTCGCCGAGAAGATCGACGAGGACAAGGCCGGAGAGCTGCTCGACGAGGTGCTCGCCTCCTGAGCGCCATCGACCGGAATGCGAAAAGGAGCGGATGCCACGGCATCCGCTCCTTTCGCGTCTGCGCCGCAGCGGCTCCGCACGGTAGCGTGTCAGCGTGACCGAGTACCACGTCCCGACCACCGCGATCATCGTCGTCGCCGCCGGCTCGGGAACTCGCCTCGGCGCCGGGGCGCCGAAGGCGCTCGTCGACCTCGACGGACGTACGGTGCTGCGCCACGCACTGGACGGCGTGTTCGCCGCTGCGCCGATGCAGGTGATCGTCGTCGCGCCCGCCGGACATGAGCAGACAGTTGCGGACGAGCTGACAGAAGCCAACCGCGACCGGGGATGGCGGTCGGCCGTCGTCACCGGCGGCGAGACACGGCAGCAGTCGGTGGCTGCGGGTCTCGAAGCGCTCGGAGAGGGCATCGAGACCGTGCTCGTGCACGACGCCGCACGGGCGCTGACGCCCGCCACGCAGATCGACGCGGTCGCTGCAGCGGTGACCCCGGATGCCGGTGCGATCCCGGCGCTCGCGGTGGTCGACACCCTCAAGCGAGTCGACGGCGACGCGGTGGTCGAGGCGGTGGATCGTGCAGTGCTCGCCGCGGCGCAGACGCCGCAGGGCTTTCCTCGGGCCGTGCTGGAGGCGGCGTACGCGCGGGCGACGGCGGCCGGCGAGGAGCACACCGACGATGCGGCACTGTTCGCCGCAGCCGGAGGGTTCGTTCGCCGAATCCCGGGTTCTGAACGGGCGTTCAAGATCACCACTCCGGCCGACCTGGAGCGGGCGCGGATGCTGCTGCATCCGCCTACCGCACGGATGCCGCGGATCGGCGTCGGCACCGACGTGCACGCCTTCGGAGGCGAGGGCAGTCTCTGGCTCGCGGGCCTGGAATGGCCGGGGGAGCAGCCGTTGTCGGGGCACTCCGATGGCGATGCCGTCGCGCACGCCATCGTCGACGCCCTGCTGGGTGCGGCGGGGCTGGGCGATATCGGCCAGCATTTCGGCACCGCGCACCCCGAGTACGCTGGTGCGCACGCCGATGTGTTCCTCGCGCGCACGGCACGGATGCTGACGGATGCCGGCTTCGCAATCGGCAACGTCTCCGTGCAGTTCCAGGGGAATCGGCCGCGGTTCAGTGCCCGTCGTGCCGAGGCGGAGGCGGTGCTCTCGGCCGCCCTGGGCGGAGCATCCGTGTCGGTGTCGGCGACCACGACCGACGGACTCGGCTTCCCCGGCCGCGGCGAGGGCATCGCCGTCACAGCCGTGGCCCTCGTCATCCCCCGCCGCTGACGCCCACCCGCTCGACTTCCCTCCCAGCGCGAGACTTCTTTCCCAGCCTGAGACTTCCCTTCCAGCCTGAGACTTCTCTCCCAGACTGAGACTTCTCTCCCAGACTGAGACTTCCCTTCCCGCCTGAGGCTTCTTTCCCAGCGCGAGACTTCTCTTCCAGCACGAAACAGCACCCAACACGCCCTGTTTCGTGCTGGAGAGGAAGTC
Above is a window of Microbacterium suwonense DNA encoding:
- a CDS encoding FABP family protein produces the protein MIELPTDLPADLAPLSWLLGVWEGTGVIEYTAGAQRFQGEFSHRVSFSHDGGPFLNYAATASFLGAEGEDEPVPLLAETGFWRLARPRTESDPGPALLPPTASAPARTVHDVERLRTDDGFPIEVSVTHSDGTLELYLGRIAGPRIDIATDAVVRPAGAKDYTAATRMYGLVDAHLLWAWDITALGEPLKSHASARLAKV
- a CDS encoding YgfZ/GcvT domain-containing protein; protein product: MVAFDALPGAVRDGGVITHFGNPLIEQRSLATGLALAPLTDRTLIEVAGEDRLSWLDSITSQSLVRLQPGDSTELLVLDPQGRVEHAAGVFDDGASTWLIADDGDADTLATWLQRMVFRARVVVTVREDAALVGFFAGGEAEARLTASAPNGVPVIWRDPWHEVQPGGHQYALVEGHPAAGYAWSVAVAAEAADLTGPFAGALAAEALRIAAWRPRWSHEVDERSIPHESDWIRSAVHLNKGCYRGQETVAKVHNLGHPPRRLTALHLDGSDVVLPVAGDPVLAGTDEVGHITSAALHYEDGPIALALLSRRAPIGELVVHSDGVDIAAAQQVIVPADAGATAGVPRLTRLSRRPVGEDPRAAR
- a CDS encoding phosphoglyceromutase: MTRTLILLRHGQSEWNQLNLFTGWVDVRLTEQGKEEARRGGELLAESGLLPDALHTSLLSRAIQTANIALDAADRLWIPVTRSWRLNERHYGALQGKDKAQTLEEFGQEQFMLWRRSFDVPPPLLDDDSEFSQVNDPRYAGIDGEVPRTESLKLVIDRLLPYWEGAIVPDLEAGKTVLVTAHGNSLRGLVKHLEGISDDDIAELNIPTGIPLVYELDENNVPTAPGRYLDPEAAAAGAAAVASQGKK
- the phoU gene encoding phosphate signaling complex protein PhoU, yielding MREVFHQSLEELQSRLAEIADLVTVAIEKATTAFATSDVALAEEVIANDAQIDELAVALDEQAIEILARQQPVARDLRIVITALRVSASLERMGDMAEHIAQLARLRFPERAIPKGLKSTFRRMGELDAEISRTLAQLLRTQDLRFADDIRNADDDVDELHASVFEKVLSDNWKGEATATVDATLASRYHERFADHAVAVAKKMVYLATGDWAVDEEDIPLAAEAQESAAPQESAAPEPHPAAPPRRDPS
- a CDS encoding response regulator transcription factor, with amino-acid sequence MTRILLVEDEPDLADPLAYLLRREGYEVEISEDGPGALIAFRERGADIILLDLMLPGISGTEVCRRVRQTSTVPIIMLTAKDSEVDIVVGLELGADDYITKPYSSRELLARMRAVLRRIAQAETELDERVLEGGRVTLDIDRHTVAVDGGEISMPLKEFELLEVLMRNAGRVLTRGQLIDRVWGSDYFGDTKTLDVHIKRIRSRIEQNPSEPVMLVTVRGLGYRFEG
- a CDS encoding DNA modification methylase — protein: MNLRSAAPIAPRLVAAVALGAAIALGTTGCTFITHQATTNVYPASDGVNVESTGGPVVVRNALIIATDDGSAGNLVAALINESDKTTSLSVTVEGKQLQVRVPAGETVSLGANEEPLLIENLDVKPGATVEVLFRSGADEADPLQVPVLDGTLPYYRDLVPDQG
- the ispD gene encoding 2-C-methyl-D-erythritol 4-phosphate cytidylyltransferase, which produces MTEYHVPTTAIIVVAAGSGTRLGAGAPKALVDLDGRTVLRHALDGVFAAAPMQVIVVAPAGHEQTVADELTEANRDRGWRSAVVTGGETRQQSVAAGLEALGEGIETVLVHDAARALTPATQIDAVAAAVTPDAGAIPALAVVDTLKRVDGDAVVEAVDRAVLAAAQTPQGFPRAVLEAAYARATAAGEEHTDDAALFAAAGGFVRRIPGSERAFKITTPADLERARMLLHPPTARMPRIGVGTDVHAFGGEGSLWLAGLEWPGEQPLSGHSDGDAVAHAIVDALLGAAGLGDIGQHFGTAHPEYAGAHADVFLARTARMLTDAGFAIGNVSVQFQGNRPRFSARRAEAEAVLSAALGGASVSVSATTTDGLGFPGRGEGIAVTAVALVIPRR